A section of the Patescibacteria group bacterium genome encodes:
- the aspS gene encoding aspartate--tRNA(Asn) ligase: MKRTYIEDLKKHIDKSVIIFGWVNVRRDHGKLIFLDVRDKTGIVQTVLLPKHKSIHEVGNELRPEWVIEIHGRVHKRPDEMVNEDTPLGDIEIEVTEIIVLSRAYELPFDKDSEMNLDTYLDHLPLTLRTSKSRAIFKVQMVIMAAFREFLAKEGFIEFQSPKIIGQDAEGGASVFDVAYFKTTAHLAQSPQFYKQIMVGVYEKVFTTGNVFRAEKHSTTRHLNEYTSLDIEMGFIEDHNDVMELTSKLMRHIAGSVKKNCKDELTMFDIADVKVPNKIPDIKLRKAQKIIGEMYEEECSNEPDLSPQHERWISDYALEKYNSDFIFITHYPSEKRPMYIYDDPKDPGYTRSFDLLFRGIEINTGGQRIHDYDALVQKMKDKGLDPKQFEFYLQAFKYGMPPHGGFGMGLERLTAKFLGLMNIKEATLFPRELNRIDTLLSE; encoded by the coding sequence ATGAAGCGAACTTATATTGAAGATTTAAAAAAGCACATAGATAAATCGGTTATAATCTTTGGGTGGGTGAATGTCAGACGCGATCATGGCAAACTTATTTTTTTAGATGTGCGCGATAAAACCGGTATAGTCCAAACAGTACTCTTGCCTAAGCATAAAAGCATACACGAAGTCGGAAACGAACTTCGTCCAGAGTGGGTGATTGAAATACATGGTAGGGTGCACAAGCGACCAGATGAGATGGTAAATGAAGACACTCCGCTTGGTGATATAGAAATTGAGGTCACAGAAATTATTGTTCTCAGTCGAGCGTACGAACTTCCATTTGACAAAGATTCCGAAATGAATCTGGACACATATCTCGACCATTTACCACTTACACTACGTACAAGTAAATCTCGTGCGATTTTTAAAGTACAAATGGTTATTATGGCTGCATTCCGTGAATTTTTAGCGAAAGAGGGCTTTATTGAATTTCAATCGCCTAAAATCATTGGGCAAGATGCTGAAGGAGGAGCATCTGTTTTCGATGTTGCTTATTTTAAAACGACAGCACATTTGGCACAAAGCCCCCAATTTTACAAGCAGATAATGGTGGGAGTGTATGAAAAAGTGTTTACAACTGGAAACGTATTCCGAGCCGAAAAGCATAGCACCACACGTCACTTGAATGAATATACTAGTTTGGATATTGAAATGGGCTTTATAGAAGATCATAACGATGTAATGGAGCTAACCAGCAAACTCATGAGACATATTGCAGGGAGTGTTAAGAAGAACTGTAAAGATGAACTTACGATGTTTGATATAGCGGACGTTAAGGTTCCAAATAAAATTCCAGATATAAAACTCAGAAAAGCACAAAAAATAATAGGGGAGATGTATGAAGAGGAATGCTCAAATGAACCAGATCTTTCTCCTCAACACGAACGATGGATTTCAGATTATGCGCTTGAAAAATACAATTCTGATTTTATTTTCATTACTCATTATCCATCAGAAAAAAGACCGATGTATATTTATGACGATCCGAAAGACCCAGGCTACACAAGAAGTTTTGACCTTTTGTTTCGTGGCATTGAGATAAATACTGGTGGACAGCGAATCCACGATTACGATGCACTGGTACAGAAAATGAAAGACAAAGGACTTGATCCAAAACAGTTTGAATTTTATCTGCAAGCATTTAAATATGGAATGCCTCCGCATGGAGGATTTGGAATGGGACTTGAACGATTGACCGCAAAATTCTTAGGACTTATGAATATAAAAGAGGCAACTTTATTCCCGCGTGAATTAAACAGGATAGATACATTGCTTTCAGAATAA